One genomic segment of Lytechinus pictus isolate F3 Inbred chromosome 18, Lp3.0, whole genome shotgun sequence includes these proteins:
- the LOC135157492 gene encoding protein phosphatase 3 catalytic subunit alpha-like, whose product MARVFTVLREESESVLTLKGLTPSGMLPVGALSGGKRTLQTAIGQKISGFEEAKGLDKENEKMPPRKDAPPPPNNKGS is encoded by the exons ATGGCACGCGTCTTCACTGTTCTCAG GGAAGAGAGTGAAAGTGTGTTGACATTGAAGGGTCTGACACCGTCGGGTATGCTGCCAGTCGGCGCCCTCTCAGGCGGGAAGAGGACATTGCAAACAG CGATCGGTCAGAAGATCAGTGGCTTTGAGGAAGCCAAAGGCCTGGACAAGGAGAACGAAAAGATGCCGCCGAGGAAAGATGCACCTCCCCCACCCAACAACAAAGGATCGTAA